A single region of the Thermococcus paralvinellae genome encodes:
- a CDS encoding DUF835 domain-containing protein, whose product MLDMVLNGIELVTIMGLFVILVLTVNFRGRFIEKYPQLKKFYDIILASITLDFVSEFFYLPDYVTLPLSEQQLEEIRLIGDLIYALSVLLFIIGFGCLFSTLLKKYELIPVVMEFKNKKIKSEVLKQLSPGVYMCNNEEECYSLFLELLKERPGLIISRKPAYIIKKKFRLKETPILWLSKIEGDNTVYPTRLNYLMQVLIDFMKKENIPKAILLDGIEYLVLENGFDTVFKFLTKLKDYAIMNNAIILVPIVRDVYGEREAVLLMREFSNICDIGC is encoded by the coding sequence ATGCTGGATATGGTTCTTAATGGTATTGAACTTGTAACAATAATGGGTCTTTTTGTTATTTTAGTCTTGACAGTGAACTTTAGAGGACGATTTATCGAGAAGTATCCTCAATTGAAAAAGTTTTATGATATTATCTTAGCTAGTATAACCCTTGATTTTGTGTCGGAGTTCTTTTACCTCCCTGATTATGTTACTCTTCCTCTTAGTGAACAGCAACTTGAAGAAATCCGGCTAATTGGGGATTTAATTTATGCACTGTCTGTTTTACTGTTTATAATTGGATTTGGCTGTTTGTTTTCAACACTCTTGAAAAAATATGAGCTAATCCCCGTTGTTATGGAATTTAAGAATAAAAAGATAAAGAGCGAAGTGTTGAAGCAACTCTCTCCTGGAGTTTACATGTGCAACAATGAGGAAGAGTGTTACTCCCTGTTTCTAGAGCTTCTTAAAGAAAGGCCCGGATTAATAATTTCCAGAAAACCTGCCTATATTATTAAAAAGAAATTTAGATTAAAGGAAACTCCAATATTATGGCTTAGCAAAATTGAAGGTGACAATACTGTTTATCCCACTCGGTTAAATTATCTAATGCAAGTTCTGATCGATTTTATGAAAAAGGAAAATATTCCAAAGGCTATCCTGCTAGATGGAATAGAATATTTGGTTTTAGAGAATGGCTTTGATACAGTGTTCAAGTTTCTAACCAAGCTTAAAGATTATGCAATCATGAATAATGCAATAATTTTGGTTCCAATTGTCAGGGATGTATATGGTGAAAGAGAAGCTGTCTTACTCATGAGGGAGTTCTCAAACATTTGTGATATTGGTTGTTAA
- a CDS encoding ribbon-helix-helix domain-containing protein → MTEDERKYTTVSIPKPLYEKIKKRIEGTGFTSVSDYVTYVLREVLASLEEEEKEEVFSEEEEEKVKERLRALGYLD, encoded by the coding sequence ATGACAGAGGATGAAAGGAAATACACCACAGTTTCAATTCCAAAGCCACTATATGAGAAGATAAAGAAGAGAATTGAGGGAACAGGGTTTACATCAGTTTCTGACTATGTTACATATGTTTTAAGGGAAGTGTTGGCAAGCTTGGAGGAAGAAGAGAAGGAAGAGGTCTTCAGTGAAGAGGAAGAGGAAAAGGTTAAGGAGAGACTCAGGGCTCTTGGCTACCTCGACTGA
- the sat gene encoding sulfate adenylyltransferase, producing MVSKPHGGKLVRRIAAPKTRERILSEQKEYPKAEIDHGRAIDLENIAHGVYSPLKGFLTSDDFQSVLDHMRLSDDTPWTIPIVLDVEKPEFEEGDAILLYYDDLPIARMHVEEIYTYDKKEFAQKIFKTTDPNHPGVAKVYAMSEYLVGGEIELLNELPNPFAKYTLRPVETRVLFKERGWKTIVAFQTRNVPHMGHEYVQKAALTFVDGLFINPVLGKKKRGDYKDEVIIKAYEVLFKHYYPKDAATLATVRYEMRYAGPREAIHHAIMRKNFGATHFIVGRDHAGVGDYYGPYEAWDLFDEFPDLGITPMFIREAFYCRKCCGMVNAKICPHSEEFHVRISGTKLRKMIMSGEKPPEYMMRPEVYEVIRSFKNPFVE from the coding sequence ATGGTTTCTAAGCCACATGGTGGAAAATTAGTTAGGAGAATAGCTGCTCCAAAGACGAGGGAGAGAATTCTAAGCGAGCAGAAAGAATATCCAAAGGCTGAAATTGATCATGGAAGGGCAATTGATCTTGAGAACATAGCCCACGGTGTTTACTCACCACTCAAGGGATTCTTAACAAGTGATGATTTTCAATCTGTTTTAGACCACATGAGACTTAGTGACGACACCCCATGGACAATTCCAATTGTTCTTGACGTGGAAAAGCCTGAATTTGAAGAGGGAGATGCGATTCTGCTTTACTATGATGATTTGCCTATAGCGAGGATGCATGTTGAGGAAATCTACACCTACGATAAGAAAGAATTCGCTCAGAAGATTTTCAAGACGACTGATCCTAATCATCCTGGTGTTGCTAAAGTCTATGCGATGAGTGAATATTTAGTCGGCGGTGAGATTGAGCTTTTGAACGAGTTACCTAATCCATTTGCTAAATACACACTGAGACCTGTTGAAACCAGGGTTTTGTTTAAGGAGAGAGGATGGAAGACAATAGTTGCATTTCAAACGAGAAATGTTCCTCATATGGGACACGAATACGTTCAAAAAGCTGCGTTGACTTTCGTTGATGGTCTCTTCATAAATCCCGTCTTAGGAAAGAAGAAGAGAGGGGACTACAAGGATGAGGTGATCATCAAGGCCTATGAGGTTCTATTCAAGCACTACTATCCAAAGGATGCTGCTACACTCGCAACTGTTAGATATGAAATGCGCTATGCTGGGCCGAGAGAGGCGATACACCATGCAATCATGAGGAAGAACTTTGGAGCAACCCACTTCATAGTTGGAAGAGACCATGCAGGTGTTGGTGACTACTACGGACCTTATGAGGCATGGGATCTGTTCGATGAGTTTCCGGATTTAGGCATAACTCCAATGTTCATCAGAGAAGCTTTTTACTGCAGAAAGTGCTGTGGAATGGTCAACGCTAAGATATGCCCCCACAGCGAAGAGTTCCACGTGAGGATAAGTGGAACAAAGCTTAGGAAGATGATAATGAGCGGTGAAAAGCCTCCTGAATATATGATGAGACCAGAAGTTTATGAAGTGATAAGGAGCTTTAAGAATCCATTCGTGGAGTGA
- a CDS encoding DHH family phosphoesterase yields MLIIHHWDTDGITSAALVAKALGLEEFENLSPPIGEFRFDERIRNAIEKADKIYVLDLNLPNEVEGISKETIFIDHHIQPKIRNPKVKQINPALNVGYAPSASFVVSQYFGIWNEWTALGALGDIGKKALEIPKVRELLTINTEEALRLVQLIDSNYVVMDREDVEKAVKVLLTHNLRELLEYEPWVKKAEAIEKTINDAIGSLELRNGFAFITFESSFNVISKVARKAVWELGYNGAVVVNRDFHGKAQIYFRISPELADKIDMGKIISLLKEKGFNVGGKREVLGCICEKSGVDEVLEIINAHLR; encoded by the coding sequence ATGTTAATAATCCACCACTGGGACACTGACGGCATAACATCAGCAGCTTTAGTTGCTAAAGCTCTTGGCTTAGAGGAATTTGAAAATTTAAGTCCTCCCATTGGGGAATTCAGATTTGATGAAAGGATTAGAAATGCAATTGAGAAAGCTGACAAGATTTACGTGCTCGACTTAAATCTGCCAAATGAAGTTGAAGGAATAAGCAAGGAGACAATCTTCATCGACCACCACATACAGCCCAAAATTAGAAATCCAAAAGTTAAGCAGATAAACCCAGCTTTGAATGTGGGATATGCTCCCTCAGCCTCTTTCGTTGTTTCCCAATATTTTGGCATTTGGAATGAATGGACTGCTTTGGGAGCTTTGGGCGACATAGGTAAGAAGGCACTTGAAATTCCCAAAGTTAGAGAGCTCTTAACGATAAACACGGAAGAGGCTCTTAGATTAGTTCAGCTCATTGATTCAAACTATGTGGTTATGGATAGGGAAGATGTGGAAAAAGCCGTGAAGGTTCTCCTAACACATAATCTAAGAGAGCTTTTGGAATATGAGCCTTGGGTTAAGAAAGCTGAGGCGATTGAAAAGACAATAAATGATGCAATTGGTAGTTTAGAGCTTAGAAATGGATTTGCCTTCATAACTTTTGAGAGTTCTTTTAATGTAATCTCCAAAGTCGCAAGGAAAGCGGTCTGGGAGCTTGGATACAACGGAGCGGTGGTTGTGAACAGAGACTTTCACGGAAAAGCTCAGATATACTTTAGAATTTCACCTGAACTCGCTGATAAAATAGACATGGGGAAAATAATTTCACTCCTCAAGGAAAAAGGCTTCAATGTTGGTGGAAAGAGGGAAGTTTTGGGATGCATATGTGAAAAATCTGGAGTTGATGAGGTTTTAGAGATAATTAACGCTCATCTGAGGTGA
- a CDS encoding alkaline phosphatase family protein, translating to MNEEIREHLENIKKVFVIGLDSAPPELLFDRFLDDLPNIKWLVERSIYGPMQSTIPAITIPAWMVMATGKTPGELGLYGFRHRKKGTYNDIWIAHSLMVKEKAVWHYIAEKGKKSVLVGIPPSYPPKPINGWLISCFITPDASVDYTYPKELKGEIERLVGEYIFDVVFRKENRDEVKEQLWEMTKKRFEVIRYLIQEKDWDYFEFVEIGLDRVHHAFWKYFDENHHLYPGDDNPYKNVILDYYRLLDKEIGKTLKLLDLDETAVIIVSDHGIKAMKGAFAINQWLIEEGLLKIKNPEILKEGRQVRFNELKVDWSKTIAWAWGGYYSRVFLNVKGREPMGIIEPEKYHQVRDEVAELIKSIRGPNGEMWDTKVFYPEEIYPVAKGDKPDMMVYLDDLNWRAAGTLGYESPYLLENDLGPDDAVHAEYGVFSLYLPGMEEPKRTQLTIYDFAPTVLKLFGMEKPLRGRSVV from the coding sequence ATGAATGAGGAAATTAGAGAACATTTAGAGAACATTAAGAAGGTTTTTGTGATTGGTCTTGATTCAGCTCCCCCTGAGCTTTTATTTGATAGGTTTTTGGATGATCTGCCTAACATAAAGTGGCTTGTAGAGAGGTCAATTTACGGCCCGATGCAGAGCACAATTCCGGCAATTACAATCCCGGCTTGGATGGTGATGGCAACTGGGAAAACTCCTGGCGAGCTCGGTTTGTATGGTTTTAGGCATAGGAAAAAGGGAACTTACAATGACATCTGGATTGCTCACAGCTTAATGGTGAAAGAAAAGGCGGTCTGGCATTACATAGCTGAAAAAGGTAAAAAATCGGTTTTGGTTGGGATTCCACCGAGCTATCCCCCAAAGCCAATAAACGGGTGGCTTATCTCATGCTTCATTACACCAGATGCTTCCGTTGATTATACGTATCCAAAAGAGCTTAAGGGAGAAATTGAGCGCTTAGTTGGGGAATATATCTTTGATGTTGTCTTTAGAAAAGAGAACAGGGATGAGGTTAAAGAGCAGCTCTGGGAGATGACCAAGAAGAGATTTGAAGTGATCAGATATCTCATTCAAGAGAAGGATTGGGACTACTTTGAGTTCGTTGAAATTGGCCTTGATAGAGTCCACCACGCATTCTGGAAGTACTTCGACGAGAACCATCACCTCTATCCGGGAGATGACAATCCCTACAAGAACGTCATTCTTGATTATTATAGGCTCCTTGACAAAGAAATTGGAAAAACATTGAAGCTTTTGGACTTGGATGAGACAGCTGTAATTATTGTTTCAGACCATGGAATAAAGGCAATGAAGGGAGCTTTTGCAATCAACCAGTGGCTCATTGAAGAGGGACTGCTGAAGATTAAGAATCCAGAGATTTTGAAGGAAGGAAGGCAGGTTAGATTTAACGAGCTCAAAGTAGATTGGAGCAAAACTATTGCATGGGCCTGGGGCGGCTATTACTCTAGAGTTTTCCTCAACGTGAAGGGAAGAGAACCAATGGGAATAATTGAGCCCGAAAAGTATCACCAAGTTAGAGATGAAGTTGCTGAGCTGATAAAGAGCATAAGAGGACCAAACGGAGAAATGTGGGACACAAAGGTGTTCTATCCTGAAGAAATTTATCCAGTTGCCAAAGGTGATAAGCCAGACATGATGGTTTACTTGGATGATTTGAACTGGAGAGCCGCTGGAACCCTTGGCTATGAGAGTCCCTATCTGCTGGAGAATGATTTAGGACCGGATGATGCAGTTCATGCCGAGTATGGAGTTTTCTCCCTCTATCTGCCCGGAATGGAGGAGCCAAAGAGAACACAGCTCACAATCTACGACTTTGCCCCAACTGTGCTCAAGCTCTTTGGAATGGAGAAACCGCTTAGAGGGAGGAGTGTGGTATGA
- a CDS encoding DUF4258 domain-containing protein, giving the protein MNKRDIVFIPHALERMKERGISETLVVEALTNPDEAIEGYFGRKVAQKVIDGKLIRVIYEL; this is encoded by the coding sequence ATGAACAAAAGAGATATAGTCTTTATTCCTCATGCACTAGAAAGAATGAAGGAGAGAGGTATCTCAGAAACCCTTGTAGTTGAAGCTTTAACTAACCCAGATGAAGCTATAGAAGGGTATTTTGGGAGAAAAGTCGCCCAGAAGGTTATAGATGGAAAATTGATCAGGGTTATTTATGAATTGTGA
- a CDS encoding DUF2283 domain-containing protein, with amino-acid sequence MEISYDPKYDVMYIKFSDAKIVDTVEVDEGIIIDYGEHGEIVGIEIINASVRIKPKPLSEITIKIEEQAAP; translated from the coding sequence ATGGAAATTTCATATGATCCAAAGTATGATGTTATGTACATCAAGTTTTCAGATGCAAAGATAGTGGATACCGTTGAAGTCGATGAGGGGATTATCATAGACTACGGTGAGCATGGGGAAATCGTAGGTATAGAGATAATCAACGCATCGGTGAGGATCAAGCCGAAACCCCTGAGCGAGATCACTATAAAAATAGAAGAACAAGCCGCTCCTTAG
- the cysC gene encoding adenylyl-sulfate kinase yields MEGFTIWLTGPSGAGKTVLAHTLKKKLKEMGYKVEILDGDVIRKTLYPELGFSKEAREMHNRIVIYMAKLLSRNGVIAIVSLISPYKAVREYARKEIGRFIEVYVYAPLEVRIQRDPKGLYKKAMRGEIKGLTGYDGVYEEPENPEVKVDSSKMTPEEEAEAVLRKARELGYLP; encoded by the coding sequence ATGGAGGGCTTTACAATCTGGCTCACCGGTCCGAGCGGTGCTGGGAAGACAGTGCTGGCTCATACTTTAAAGAAGAAGCTAAAAGAGATGGGCTACAAAGTTGAAATTCTTGATGGAGATGTCATAAGGAAAACTCTCTACCCCGAGCTTGGCTTTTCCAAAGAAGCGAGGGAGATGCACAACAGAATAGTGATCTACATGGCAAAGCTTTTATCAAGGAATGGAGTCATAGCGATAGTTTCTCTAATTTCGCCGTATAAGGCTGTTAGAGAATATGCGAGAAAGGAAATTGGCCGCTTTATTGAGGTTTATGTGTATGCCCCCCTGGAGGTCAGGATTCAAAGGGATCCGAAGGGATTATATAAGAAAGCCATGCGCGGTGAAATAAAGGGATTGACAGGTTATGACGGGGTTTATGAAGAGCCGGAGAATCCAGAGGTTAAAGTGGACAGCTCAAAGATGACCCCAGAGGAAGAGGCTGAGGCTGTGCTGAGGAAGGCTAGGGAATTAGGCTATCTGCCTTAA